Part of the Desulfovibrio litoralis DSM 11393 genome is shown below.
CGAACATCCAGACAGGCAAAAGGAAACTAAAATTAAACAAATAAATATTACTACTCTATTCTGGAAAATACTTTTCATTACACATCCTTTAAAATAAAAAAGTTGTTGTTTTCGCAAACCAGCCTATTAATATATTCATCAATTTACTGTGGGATTTGATAGCCTATGACATTCGCCATTTGTTGGAATTGGTCAAAGACCTGTGTGCATCCACGGTCTCCTTGCTTTTTCTGTTCTTGCTCGCCCATAGCGAAGCCTATTTGAAATAAATTCAGAGTTTGTTTTAATATTTGTTGACTGTATTTTGACTTATAAAATTGAACATAGCCTTCCGTTATTGCTTTTACCTCAGGTTCAGTTCCAAGAATAGGATAGCAAACAGAGACTTTACCAAATATTTGTCCTTCTATCATCATAGCCCGAGCAATGTCGTCAATTTGCTGAGGAGATAAATTTTGTTGTATAGGAGTTTGAGAAGCCGTCTGTGAAGTATTTTTTTGTCCTTTTGGTTTAGTATTCTGAGTAGGATTTTGTGTCGGTATCTGTTGTGATTGATCAACAATAACAATATTTATCGCATCTTTCAGCGGACTTTCCTTCACTGAGAGTCCCACTGATGTTTTTAATAAGTCAACACGCTTATCATTTATAATAGCACTCGCTTTACGGATAAGCATTTTTTGGACTTCTTCCTCTGTTTCCAAATATATGATTGTCGTTCGTGTAGCCTGACAGTCTGCAAATGGTCTCACATTAAGAATACCACTATAAATCAGTTGATCTTTAACATCATAGGCATCAACAAAAAGTTCAATTTTTTCAATACCACCCTCAATACTGGGCTCAAAAAGAACATCCTGAGCATCAAGAGTCAAAGTATAAATATTGTATCCCTGATGGTATCCATTATCAGAATGCCAAATGTCAATGGCGTAACAGTTTGAAACAACTAAAAATGTACATAAAACACCTACAACGAATGAAATACGCATAGTTTTTTCCTTATAGCCATTGAATTTGTTAATATTGTGATACTTAATTATTTATCCAATCCTAATTACCAACATTGCAAAACCTAATTTTCCAATGTTCTTATTTCAAAAGTAAACTCACTATTCCCATTACAGCAAAAAGACCAATCATTGATAAAAACTCAGAAAATCCTAGAATATTGATAATGAGAATAAGAAAAATAATGCTTCCAACAATATGTCTTAATGCCATTGTGTTTCAAACCTCCATTCAAAGATCAATAGATCATGACATCTCGAGTCAATTCAGAAAAACGCTGCAATTCTTCACCGTAAAGCCCATATATATGTTCGGCTATTGCTGGAAATGGAGTGATGTTATTT
Proteins encoded:
- a CDS encoding IrmA family protein, producing MRISFVVGVLCTFLVVSNCYAIDIWHSDNGYHQGYNIYTLTLDAQDVLFEPSIEGGIEKIELFVDAYDVKDQLIYSGILNVRPFADCQATRTTIIYLETEEEVQKMLIRKASAIINDKRVDLLKTSVGLSVKESPLKDAINIVIVDQSQQIPTQNPTQNTKPKGQKNTSQTASQTPIQQNLSPQQIDDIARAMMIEGQIFGKVSVCYPILGTEPEVKAITEGYVQFYKSKYSQQILKQTLNLFQIGFAMGEQEQKKQGDRGCTQVFDQFQQMANVIGYQIPQ